Below is a window of Garra rufa chromosome 24, GarRuf1.0, whole genome shotgun sequence DNA.
CGGACAGTCAGAGAGTACTTTCTGGAAGGGGTCGGCATTGAAGACTCAGCCCAGCTGGAGGCCCTAGTAGCCCTGTATATAGAGAAGACAAAAGATGCCAACCGACTACTGAGCAGAGTGACAGAACTCAGTTCTCGGTGTAAGTTGAGGCCAGTCCATCTCAGACTTAATCTCAGATTCTGTTAAAgaattaaatatttacataaataagagggattgtacaaaatgcatgttacactcactaatgctccagaaggaaaaacaatgcattaagagctgggggtgaaaacttttcgaatttgaagatcagggtaaatttaacttattttatcttctggggaaTAGGTAAgtaacttctgtagcttctgaagggcagtactaaatgaaaaaaatatgatatttaggcaaaataagaaaaatgtacatctcttcattctgttcaaaagtttacacccctggctttaaATGCATTGCGTTTACTTTTAGAGcaacagtgagcgtttgaaccttctgtaatagttgcatacgagtccctcagtggtccttagtgtgaaaagatggatctcaaaattatacagtcattgttaaaaagaattcaaatacacaaaaatgccaaaaaaaacaaagattctgtggtacctgaaggattttttcgaagaacatcaggcagttgaactgttcaggacaaacaagggactcatgaacaactatcactaaacaaaaaaaacagctgtggatcattcaggtaacagcacagtattaagaatcaagtgtatgtaaacttttgaacagggtaattttttataaattccactattattttctcttgtggactatatgtaaacatcttttatgtgaaatatcatattcaggtcagtggtaaataaaaaataacatgcattttgtctaatccctcttattttggtaaaataattaacattttgcagattctacaaggtgtatgtaaacttttgacttcaactgtatttggtTGTCATCTGTAGGGGTCCAGCTGTCAGAGAGGGGGTGTCTGCTGTTGAGGTTGCTACAAAAAGCCGAGACTCTTCTCCGCAGCGGTATCCACAGTCACCGGCACAGCTGGGACCACCTCCATGACCAGGACCAATTACGCAGCTGGGACCACTTGTGTCCTGATGACTGCACAGATCAGCGCACTGTGTGGGCCATCTTCAGCTTTCTGGTGTGGGATTGCATTGCAGAAGTCCTGGAGGAGCCAGAGGCGAAGCCTAGCGGAGGCATACTAGGCATGATCGAACAGCTGAGTGCCAGCGGCAGAGTAGAAGCCGCTTTGCTCCAGGAAGTGGAGCAGTGCTGGACCGAAGGGGATGCTGAGAGTCTGCTACAGAGCGTGAGAGTCCTCGCTCAGGTGCTGAGAGACCTTCATCCCCTTCAGGAAGGCCTCCAACTGTCCTCCTCAGTTGAGGGATTGTTTTCCTGCAGGCCTAGCAGGCTACATCGGGTCACTTCCTTTCAAGGTGTCTCTCCACGGGTCATCCGTAAAGCTCTGAGCAGCATGGTTCCATCCTCTATGGACCAGGATGCAACTCTTCTTGCTAGGCAGTACATGGAGGTGTGTGTTCGCATTGCACGTCTTCTAGACGTGTTGCAGCCCAAACAAACTACAGCTTACTTTTCTATTGCGCCCCTTGCTACGGTTACTCAACATGTGCGATTTGTCTTATCAAGTTCTGCTTTTAACTCCGAAGCCTTTGACGCTGGAGTTCGCCATCGCTTGATGTCTGTATTGGAGTTTAATCCTGCGCAGCTAGGCTTGGGCTCTCTCATGCAGCTCCACCAGGAGACCCTCTCCGAATTCCAAACGTACTTACAACTCGGCGAGCACCACAACTTCCAGTTCATTCTCGAATCGGTACGGATACTCGGTGCCGCGAAGCTGTTTTCCGTCAGCAGGGTTCATGGGCCCGTCGCCATTGATAATGGGGTGGAAGAGGTCATTCGTTTTATCACGTCAGAACCTACTTCATTCCTGGTACGACTGCACTGCCTTTGCTATGAAGAAGAAAGGGGGCGCTTCAAGGTGTGCGCCCCACGTTGCGCATGTATGTATCTGCTCAAAGCAGAAGGGCTGCGTGACATGCAGTGGTGTGGTGGCAACGTTCTGGCTGAGGTAGGTGGGAAAGTATGGGTCAGAGAGGGAGAAAGTGATGGCTGGGAGGAACTACAAGAACTGGCTCAGAGACACTCCGCTCAGCTCAAGGATGAAGGATGCTGCTTTAAGGTCAAGACCTCTGGGTTGGAGTGCGAGGTCAAATTTATATACAGGAGTGGAAGGCTGTGGGCTGTGTCACATAGAGACTGTGAGGTAGACTAAAAATACGGGTGGTTGGCATGACGTTGCAGTGACAAacagtagctgtgtttccattacccaTCATACtgtgcaaattgaaattgcgattTGAAAATACAGCCAATGGAAACACGTCAACTTCGCAAAAACTCTGAAATATCGCAGTTTTCAAAAAGGAATATTGTATATCAGTTACtggaaactgtattttttttttttttacaaaactgtcatgtttttatatttgtaaaatattataaaagttTGCAGCTGGTGTCACATGCTGTATTTCATTTAAAAGTATTTGAATTCAAAAAGTATTAAATTGTTTTCtttcaaattttcatttatagatcaatttaatgaattaaaaatgGATTTGATCTATTTAAGAGCAAAAACATAAAAAgcgaattaaaaatgtaaaaatcagagtttttattttacagtataaaaagtATGAAGCCCcacacaacaacaaaaaaatattatatacacacaaccagtcaaaagtttttgaaccataCGGTTTTTAAAtgtcccttctgctcaccaagcctgcatttatttcattaaagtacagcaaaaaaaaaaaaaaaattatatatatatatatatatatatatatatatataaaaattttagtatttaaaataacttttatatttgaatatattttaaaatgtaatttattcctgtgatttcaaagctgaatttttagcatcattactccagtcacatgatccttcagaaatcattctaatatttctgctgctcaaaaaacatttattattattattattattattattatgttgaaaacagcggagtagaattttttcaggattctgtgatgaatagaaagttcagaagaacagcatttatctaaaacagaaatcttttgtaacattataaatgtctttatcagaTTTGCaacataaaagtattcatttctatatatattttttaaaatattaataataataaaaaaatgtttcttagacagaaattttctgaaggatcatgtgacactgaagactggagtagggatgctgaaaatgtagttttgatcacagaaataaattacattttaaaatatattcaaatagaaaacagttattttaaatagtaaaaatatttcataattttactgtttttgccatattttggatcaaataaatgcaggtttggtgagcagaagagacttcttaaaaaaaaaaaaaaaaaacattaaaaatcttactgttcaaaaactttcgactggtagcgTATATATCATCGCCACAAATAAAATATTTGGTTTAGGTAGATCACAGCCATATGTACCAATTTGTTCAAACAAATTAGGCCATAATTTACTACAGTTAGAGAACAAAATTTTTAATTCGAGAtcacaataaatacatttttgtcaaGTGCAGGGCTCCATAAAAGAAGAAAAGAACAGGTAAATACTGCTTAAATTTGAACCTTAAATCTGAAAAATCATATTTGTGCTGCACTGTGCTCAATATGCTGCTAAAGCATAGCTGAGGTATTACTAATCTACATGGTGCTCTGCTGTTGAAACTCAATAATCTGCTAAGAATAACACTTTACATGATTGCCAGTATTATGAACCTTGCTTGAACATTTATTGTAATTATGACGTTAATTCCTACTGTTTTTGTTACATTTGTGGCTGCTTTGCTTTTTGACTGTTCGCATAGTCATAAAATGATTCCTATAAAAATGTgatagaaaaaaaacaacaataaagcatTTAATTCTAAATCTGAAATTTATTGTGGAATTgtccatttctttaaaaaaacgatAGAATACATTAAATACAGTTGAACAGTCAATCAGCTATGCCTGCATGCACACTGATATTTAAAATACTTCATATGAGGATTCAAGTAAATGCTCTTCTAGGTAAAACTGTCTATTGAAGTGAAGTTATCTATTGTTTATCGATGTAATCCGGCCATGCCAACACTTCACGCTTCATTTTCATAGTTTGTTACCTTGGGTGAGTTTCTGTGCATAGATAGGCCCACATGAGCATCACACAGCTATGCTGCAGTCAGGATGTTTGATCACACCAAACTAGAAATGTCGAATGTATTGGAATGCTATTGTGCATGGAAATATGGTGTATACGCATAGACCATATTCCTCTGTTGAGCTTAAGTCATTTGACATGAGCTGACAATGCAAACCAGCCTTCTCTTTTCAGCTTGTCCACCTGtcagaaataaaatacaaagtTTCCAAGCATAAGCATGTAATATAAatatcttaaagggttagttcacttccagaataatgagcatttgtggttaaaaagtatataaatttgtgtttttttagataagacccttattcctcgcttggggtcatgtagagccctttgaagctgcatttaaactactattttgatccccattgaagtccactatatggagaaaaaaaatgttttcctcaaaagccttcatttttattgaatgaAAAAAGAaggacattaacatcttggatgacatgtgggtgagtaaattatcaggattttttttttctggaagtgaactaataaaGTTTTAGACGCTATATTTATCTAAGTTTTGAAAAACTATTTATAGATTGAtatatgtataataaaaataagattTAATACCTGATTCTCAAGGCTCTGGATTTCCACACTATCAAAACTTTGTGGTGAAACTCTTCCAGTTGacctgagagaaaaaaaaaaaaacattaaaaacctcaCTTACATAGATCAAACAAGCAACACGCCAATTTACAGTTTGACTGAACAGTCAAGTCTAAATGCGTTTCTGATTACATCTTAGCAAATCTGttctttgctgtttttttttttttttttttaacttacctTCGACTGCTTGCACTGGGTTGTGGTAAATGGTTTCTCTCAGGAAGTGACAAAAACTGCTCTGAAGTTAACCCTCTCACTACTGCAAAACACGAATAGTCGCCATATATCAGTTACTCTCACTCTGCAGGATCTGATAGGTTGTAAGcatcatttaaagagacacacACATGAACCAAACCTGTGTGAGTGCTGCTGGAGTGAGGAGGTACTGGGGAAATGGCAGGGGAAACTCTGAGGGAGGCACTCTGTTTCTGTTGTTCAATGAGCTCCAGTAGTTTAGCTCTTGCTTCAGCACTTTGGCGGTTCAACTCCTGCAGTTTTTGTTCAATCTCCGTTGTTGAGGATCTCTCTACAGAAATAGACTGGACAAAAAAGATCTGAATGTAAGAAACTACTATATCCAAACTCACTGTGAACTTTGGAAGCCCGTTTCTAAAAAATGTTATTGTGggggaaaaacattaaaagtcacaattgaaAAATATGAAGTTGTAATTGTGAGATACATAATTATTGGAAACTCAAAAGTCTCACAAATGAGACAAACTACAGTTAAAAGTTTGTGTTCAGTatgatttaaaagaaaaaattaaattcaTCTATTCAACAAGTGAAAGTAAAGACTtttaaagaaagtaaaaaaatttctttaccatcacaggaataaataacactttaagataaattaaaatgcaaaacatttgtttcaaattacaattttaaccgtatttttgatcaaataaatgaagccttggtgagcatttctacagaagcccatttccaccactgaatagaaaaaaaacaagGTTTTAgctactttttatctcgcaattctgactttttttctcacaactatgagaaataaagcatctcgtaattcagacttt
It encodes the following:
- the LOC141300241 gene encoding uncharacterized protein: MASSTERLQNSEAEEKQTVKARLLSSQVLLVDALYNLSPLLDCVISEGLLSRENRYEIEAERTPPNKVRKLLEIVDAQLPESGALSFMECLRKCKKHYPRLRTWLASEEDYFRPASIKQGPAERQLQTQFNVLCSRIGCSVLPVSFELFSKGILIQYELEKIQAILIPTQQAQTLLSICLKKGEKACKSFYEALQNEDEQLAEELNVNSFVEELNKDPEGSIVPIAVEETRGHLGTALPLSGGLQQVMTQLGLSVGDEFKFNVCEVGVAIGLPRRTVREYFLEGVGIEDSAQLEALVALYIEKTKDANRLLSRVTELSSRWVQLSERGCLLLRLLQKAETLLRSGIHSHRHSWDHLHDQDQLRSWDHLCPDDCTDQRTVWAIFSFLVWDCIAEVLEEPEAKPSGGILGMIEQLSASGRVEAALLQEVEQCWTEGDAESLLQSVRVLAQVLRDLHPLQEGLQLSSSVEGLFSCRPSRLHRVTSFQGVSPRVIRKALSSMVPSSMDQDATLLARQYMEVCVRIARLLDVLQPKQTTAYFSIAPLATVTQHVRFVLSSSAFNSEAFDAGVRHRLMSVLEFNPAQLGLGSLMQLHQETLSEFQTYLQLGEHHNFQFILESVRILGAAKLFSVSRVHGPVAIDNGVEEVIRFITSEPTSFLVRLHCLCYEEERGRFKVCAPRCACMYLLKAEGLRDMQWCGGNVLAEVGGKVWVREGESDGWEELQELAQRHSAQLKDEGCCFKVKTSGLECEVKFIYRSGRLWAVSHRDCEVD